Proteins encoded together in one Mycobacterium simiae window:
- a CDS encoding S9 family peptidase: MTEVNAPTASPPVAKRVPTTREHHGDVFVDPYEWLREKSNPEVIAYLEAENDYTDRRLEHLEPLRQQLFDEIKARTKETDLSVPTRQGDWWYYSRTFEGQQYRVQCRCPVADPDDWDPPALDENTDIADEQILLDSNEEAEGYDFFALGAALVSLDAQLLAYSVDTVGDERYTLRFKDLRTGEKYPDEIADIASGVTWAADNRTVYYLTLDDAHRPDKVWRYRLGSGEPAELVYHEADERFWLGVGLSRSEAYVFIASGSSITSEVHYADAWDPQARFTVVLPRRDGVEYSVEHAIAGAGDRFLILHNDGAVNFTLTEAPVSDPTQQRTLIPHRDDVRIEAADAFASHLVISYRRAALPRIQLWPIASDGSYGEPEEIGFESELMSSGLGANPNWVSPKLRVRAGSLVTPLRIYDIDLSTGERTLLREQPVLGDYRPDYYVERRDWAPASDGTLIPVSIVHRAGLDLPAPTLIYGYGAYEICTDPSFSIARLSLLDRGMVFAIAHARGGGEMGRLWYEHGKLLEKKNTFTDFVAAAQHLVDSGVTRPDRLVALGGSAGGLLMGAVANLAPDLFAGILAQVPFVDPLTTILDPSLPLTVTEWDEWGNPLSDSEVYAYMKSYSPYENVETKRYPAILAMTSLNDTRVYYVEPAKWVAALRHANPDGNTVLLKTQMAAGHGGVSGRYRAWQETAFQYAWLLSVADGNRYGGGEKDDLGAGARR, translated from the coding sequence ATGACGGAGGTCAACGCCCCGACGGCGTCGCCGCCGGTCGCCAAGCGTGTTCCGACCACCCGTGAGCACCACGGCGACGTCTTCGTCGACCCCTACGAGTGGTTGCGTGAGAAATCCAATCCCGAGGTCATCGCCTACCTGGAGGCCGAAAACGACTACACCGACCGGAGGCTTGAACATCTAGAACCGCTGCGGCAGCAGCTTTTCGACGAGATCAAGGCGCGCACCAAGGAGACCGACCTCTCGGTGCCCACCCGGCAGGGCGATTGGTGGTACTACTCACGCACGTTCGAGGGTCAGCAGTACCGTGTTCAATGCCGGTGCCCGGTCGCTGACCCCGACGACTGGGACCCGCCGGCCCTGGACGAGAACACCGACATTGCTGATGAGCAAATACTGCTCGATTCGAACGAAGAGGCCGAGGGGTACGACTTCTTCGCCCTGGGCGCCGCCTTGGTGAGCCTGGATGCCCAGCTGCTCGCCTACTCCGTCGACACTGTCGGCGACGAGCGGTATACCTTGCGGTTCAAGGATTTACGTACGGGCGAGAAATACCCAGACGAAATTGCCGATATCGCGAGCGGAGTGACATGGGCCGCGGACAACCGGACGGTGTACTACCTGACCCTGGACGACGCACACCGCCCGGACAAGGTGTGGCGGTATCGGCTGGGCTCCGGCGAGCCGGCGGAATTGGTCTATCACGAAGCCGACGAGCGATTTTGGCTCGGGGTGGGGCTGAGCCGCAGCGAAGCCTACGTTTTCATCGCGTCCGGTTCGTCCATCACCTCTGAGGTTCACTACGCCGACGCGTGGGACCCACAGGCCCGATTCACCGTCGTGTTGCCGCGCCGGGACGGCGTCGAGTACTCGGTGGAGCACGCGATAGCCGGCGCGGGGGACCGCTTCCTGATTCTGCACAACGACGGCGCGGTGAATTTCACTCTCACCGAGGCCCCGGTCAGCGATCCCACCCAGCAGCGAACGCTGATCCCACACCGCGATGACGTGCGGATCGAAGCCGCGGATGCCTTCGCCAGTCATCTGGTGATCAGCTACCGGCGCGCAGCCCTGCCGCGAATACAGTTGTGGCCCATCGCTTCCGACGGCAGCTACGGTGAGCCGGAGGAGATCGGTTTCGAGTCGGAACTGATGTCGTCGGGCCTGGGTGCCAATCCGAACTGGGTTTCGCCAAAGCTTCGGGTCAGGGCGGGGTCTTTGGTCACGCCGTTGCGGATCTATGACATCGACCTGAGCACCGGCGAGCGCACGCTGCTGCGGGAGCAGCCCGTGCTCGGCGACTATCGACCCGATTACTATGTGGAGCGCCGCGACTGGGCACCGGCCTCCGACGGCACCTTGATCCCGGTCTCGATCGTGCATCGGGCCGGTCTGGACCTTCCCGCTCCCACCCTCATCTACGGCTACGGCGCCTACGAAATCTGCACGGATCCAAGCTTTTCGATAGCGCGGTTGTCGCTGTTGGACCGGGGCATGGTGTTCGCGATTGCCCATGCCCGCGGCGGGGGAGAGATGGGCCGGCTGTGGTACGAGCACGGCAAGCTGTTGGAGAAGAAGAACACGTTCACCGACTTCGTTGCGGCAGCACAGCATCTGGTGGATTCCGGCGTGACGCGCCCGGACCGGCTCGTGGCGTTGGGTGGCAGTGCCGGTGGGTTGCTGATGGGCGCGGTGGCCAACCTGGCGCCGGATCTGTTCGCCGGAATCCTCGCCCAGGTTCCGTTCGTCGACCCGCTGACCACCATCCTGGACCCGTCGCTGCCGCTGACCGTCACCGAGTGGGACGAATGGGGAAACCCGTTGAGCGACAGTGAAGTCTACGCATACATGAAGTCCTATTCGCCCTATGAGAATGTCGAGACCAAAAGGTATCCCGCCATCTTGGCGATGACCTCGCTCAATGACACCCGGGTGTACTACGTGGAACCGGCCAAATGGGTTGCCGCACTGCGGCACGCCAACCCGGACGGGAACACGGTGTTGCTCAAGACTCAGATGGCGGCGGGCCACGGTGGGGTCAGTGGCCGTTACCGGGCATGGCAGGAAACCGCGTTTCAGTACGCCTGGCTATTATCCGTTGCCGACGGCAACCGCTACGGCGGCGGCGAGAAAGACGATCTCGGTGCCGGTGCGCGACGGTAG
- a CDS encoding phosphoribosylaminoimidazolesuccinocarboxamide synthase: MRPALSDYQHLASGKVRELYRVDGEHLLLVASDRISAYDFVLDSTIPDKGRILTAMSVFFFGLVSELTDTPNHLAGPPDDPRIPDSVLGRALVVRQLEMMPVECVARGYLTGSGLLDYQKTGQVCGIELPPGLVEASKFAEPLFTPATKAALGDHDENIAFDRVIELVGADRANQLRDRTLQIYAQAADHALTRGIIIADTKFEFGTDPDGNLLLADEIFTPDSSRYWPAEDYRVGVVQTSFDKQFVRNWLTSPESGWDRHGSIPPPPLPQPIIDATRDRYLNAYERISGLSFDDWIGPAA, encoded by the coding sequence ATGCGCCCTGCACTGTCCGACTATCAGCACCTGGCCAGCGGAAAGGTCCGTGAGCTCTACCGCGTCGACGGCGAGCATCTGTTGCTGGTCGCCAGCGACCGGATCTCCGCATATGACTTCGTCCTGGACAGCACAATCCCGGACAAGGGACGCATCCTGACCGCGATGAGCGTCTTCTTCTTCGGCCTCGTCTCTGAACTCACCGACACTCCCAATCACCTGGCCGGACCGCCCGACGACCCGCGCATCCCCGACTCGGTGCTGGGCCGCGCGCTGGTGGTACGGCAGTTGGAGATGATGCCCGTCGAATGCGTGGCTCGGGGATACCTGACCGGCTCCGGGTTGCTCGACTACCAGAAGACCGGACAGGTATGCGGCATCGAATTACCGCCCGGCCTGGTCGAAGCCAGCAAGTTCGCCGAGCCGCTATTCACACCAGCCACCAAGGCCGCGCTGGGCGACCACGACGAAAACATCGCCTTCGACCGGGTGATAGAGCTGGTGGGTGCGGACCGCGCCAACCAGCTACGCGATCGCACGCTGCAGATCTATGCCCAGGCCGCCGACCACGCGCTGACGAGGGGAATCATCATCGCCGACACGAAGTTCGAATTCGGCACCGACCCGGACGGCAATCTGCTATTGGCCGACGAAATCTTCACTCCCGACTCGTCGCGGTACTGGCCCGCTGAGGATTACCGAGTCGGGGTGGTGCAGACCAGTTTCGACAAGCAGTTCGTGCGTAACTGGCTGACGAGCCCGGAATCCGGCTGGGACCGGCACGGCTCCATACCGCCACCGCCGTTGCCGCAGCCGATCATCGACGCCACTCGTGACCGTTACCTCAACGCCTACGAACGCATCTCCGGCTTGAGTTTCGACGACTGGATCGGCCCGGCGGCATGA